GTACTGGTTGAGCACACCGTCCGGGCCGGGAACTTTGACATAACCGAAGCCGATGGCCGAAGCGAGGGCATCGATCGAAGCCTGGTTGGTGGTAGTGAGGAAGTGCCAGCCGTTTTCGGTGCCGGGGCGACCGTAGCGGTGGGTGTAGATGGCCTTCTTCTTTGCAGCTTCCGCCACCGTATCGTTCGGGTCGATGCTGGCGATGATCACATCGAAGTCTGTACCCGGGTTGAGCTTAACCATGGCAAGCGACTGAACGAGGCCGTCGAGCTCTTCCGTGCAGAGCATGGGGCAGTTCAGGTAGACGAGGGAGACGACGGCGGGCTTCTTGCTCTGCGACCCAAAGTACGTTCCGAGCGTCACGGCCTTGCCGGTCTCGTCCGTAAAGCTGGCCGAAAGAGGAAGCTCGCGGTTCAGATGCTGATCGACCTTTGCTCCCTTGAGTACCGAGGGAAGCTCGTTGCCGCTGTTTTCACCCGTCTGCTTATCGCCGTAGGAGGTCACCTGTGCGTGGACACAGAGCGGCATGAGCGCAATCGTGAGAAGCGCCGTGCCAAGTGTCGAGATGTGTCCGCGCAGATTCAAGCTGATCCTTCTTACTTCTTTGTCGGTGAAACGGTTTCGCCGCTGGCTTCATTGGCGTACTTCATCTTCTGTTCGCGTGACTCAATCTGGTCGATCTCGAATCCGGTGCGAGCAAAGCCGTTGGTGAGCGGTGCATGGATGGTACGGTTCGTCTCGCCAGCCATCAGGGTCTTGGCTTCTGCGGGGGCTCCTGCCGGAGCGGGAAGACCGCGCTTGACGATCGCCTCCATGGCCTGATCGATCGGGATACGAATACTGCCGTCGGTTCCGGCCGTGGTGTGATCCAGCAGAAGATCTTCGCGAGCGTGCAGATCGCTGGTGGACTGATTACTGTCATCCGCGTCGAGGCGGGGGGTGGGGAAGCTCTGCGCCAGACGGGCCGATTCCTTCTGCTCCATATACGGGTTTGTCGGCAGATTGACACGCTTGTGATCGACCGCAGGGCTTCCACCTGCGGTGACGGCCTGTGGCGAAAGCTTGGCTTCGTCCCCATCCTGCTTCAGGAGACCATAGTTGATGGCCTTACCCATGGCGAAGCAGAGAAGGAAGAAGACGACGAGGAACGCCATGAGGCCCGCGAGGAAGACCACGACACCGCGTGTATTGACGTCGGTGGTCTCGTATCCCGGATGCTCTGCGTCGAACTTCTCCGACGGATGCGGCTGCGGTTTGCTCATGCCGTGCTCATCCTCGTATTCACTGGGGCGGTTCTGATTCTCAATGGGCATGTTCTGCCTCCAGGATCTCGGCGGTGTGCGGATCGTTGAGAACAACGACCGGGCGTGCCATGAGTTGCGTCAGGTAATAGGCCATCCAGAGCGCGATAACCGCGACCGGGACAGTAATGTAGGCGAAGATACCGAAGTTGCCGGCCAGGTGAAGGTTTCCACGCGCGCCGGGGAAGTTCGGTTCAATCAGCCAGAAGAGATCGAAGGCCTTGGCGAAGATCATCCAGCCGGTGAGGAAGAGCATCTTCTTGCGGCTGTACTTGAAGTCGCGGCTCAACAGGCAGCAGAACGGGATGACCCAATGGAAGACGAAGTCGCAGGTCGTGATCACCCACCAGCCGCCGTGCGTCCGGTTGAGGTACCAAGGAATCTCCTCGGGCGAGTTGGCGCTCCAGATAATCAGGAACTGCGCGAAGGCCAGGTAGATGTTCAGCATGACGAAGCCGAGCATGAACTTGCC
This genomic stretch from Terriglobus saanensis SP1PR4 harbors:
- a CDS encoding SCO family protein — its product is MNLRGHISTLGTALLTIALMPLCVHAQVTSYGDKQTGENSGNELPSVLKGAKVDQHLNRELPLSASFTDETGKAVTLGTYFGSQSKKPAVVSLVYLNCPMLCTEELDGLVQSLAMVKLNPGTDFDVIIASIDPNDTVAEAAKKKAIYTHRYGRPGTENGWHFLTTTNQASIDALASAIGFGYVKVPGPDGVLNQYAHASSIELVTPEGKVAQYYMGVEYSPKDMLLGLIESSGNKIGSPVANILTYCYHYDPERNKHSLIVARVVQFGGMITVASLGSFMFLMFRKDAKLGREHALTQDHDDKA